The Pygocentrus nattereri isolate fPygNat1 chromosome 2, fPygNat1.pri, whole genome shotgun sequence genome has a window encoding:
- the LOC119264996 gene encoding zinc finger BED domain-containing protein 4-like translates to MKKTLLQAVNNHRGTVEDEPVYALATLLEPRYKDRYFTSAESAKYAKDALTKELEEFLRSSTAGALETSEPPEKSPRVEAAAAPDKSSFMKGSDQILEECEDPGTASSSNHAVDLHRFFTEKTITASDSPYQYWRVNKDWLPCLAATAMKYLCAPCTSVESERLFSTVSNIVDEKRNRLTAETAEMLVFMRKNMPLLLK, encoded by the exons atgaaaaagacTCTGTTACAAGCTGTCAACAATCACCGCGGCACTGTGGAAGATGAACCTGTCTACGCTCTTGCCACCTTGCTGGAACCAAGATATAAAGACAG ATATTTTACAAGTGCAGAGTCTGCAAAGTATGCAAAAGATGCACTAACAAAGGAACTTGAAGAATTCTTGAGGAGCAGCACAGCTGGAGCACTGGAGACTTCAGAGCCACCAGAAAAGTCCCCTCGGGtggaagcagcagcagcccCAGACAAGAGCAGCTTTATGAAAGGATCCGACCAAATTCTGGAGGAGTGTGAGGATCCTGGTACAGCAAGCAGCTCAAACCATGCTGTTGATCTGCATAGATTTTTTACTGAGAAAACGATCACTGCCTCAGACAGTCCATACCAGTACTGGAGAGTCAACAAAGATTGGTTACCTTGTCTTGCTGCCACTGCCATGAAATACCTCTGTGCCCCCTGCACTAGTGTAGAAAGTGAGAGATTGTTCAGcacagtttccaacattgtggatgagaaaagaaacagacttACAGCAGAGACAGCAGAAATGCTTGTTTTCATGAGAAAGAACATGCCATTACTGCTTAAGTGA